Proteins from a genomic interval of Bacteroidota bacterium:
- a CDS encoding DNA polymerase I encodes MSELDLFSPRPDIPFDDAEPDAAEPDGGDARETLFLADAMALAYRAFFSMKNASLTAPDGTDTRTLYGFAGALLKLLEEHQPEHIAVVFDTIGGPPTFRDTLYEDYKAHRPPMPDEIKSNIPLIKRLVEAFDIPVLEAAGVEADDVIGTLAKRAEAEDVDAVIFSADKDFRQLLSDRVSMLRPPYQGEAFSRETPETFAQKYGGLAPAQFIDLLALIGDTADNVPGVPGVGEKTAVALVQEYGTVETIIEHAADLKGKRAREGMTNHADDARLSKQLVTIRTDVPLAAPDGSPLDWHTLRRTDPDLGALEALFDEVGFGSRLRNRAKDYAEGRVRQRSSGGPRKARLLPENDPALEFDFGPYEPVVALDEDAVDYQTVWEQGDLGLAEDAVRGAERLSFDTETTSTDPMHAELVGVSLAQREKAAVYVPTPLPDGTATPKTLDALRPALENADLPKVGHNVKYDLVVMRRHGVAVGGPVFDTMIAHYLLNPEASHKLDDVASFHLNYRPQPISDLIGTGKNALTMRDVPVEDVGPYACEDADIALRLVAVLSEELKKMDDGAGRLLQIAEEIEFPLVPVLAEMEMAGVKVDEGVLADIRAQLDAQLAELEAQVYAEAGRTFGIGSTKQLGEVLFNDPPSSEEKAAYEQWVQDVKDNEAGTVAGDPDAKPKTKKQLAEEAPTFGLGLQPLGKTKTGKPKTDEKVLAELAQEHPLPAFVLDWRKVSKLKSTYVDKLPELIHPDTGRVHTDFNQAVTATGRLSSSNPNLQNIPVRTDLGKEIRRAFVVEPGHVLMAADYAQIELRIIASMSGDPDLVEAFRQEQDIHTATAARVFEVAYGDVTRAQRDRVKQVNYGIPYGISAFGLAQRLRIGNSEAQQLINEYKAAFPRVASFADELIERARSQKAELAHMHHYAETLTGRRRYYLQMNSRNPNDRAFAERTAVNMPIQGTQADMIKIAMIRIHERLAAEGLASRMILQVHDELVFEVADDERDRMAALVREAMTGALPLDVPVVVDVGFGSNWLDAH; translated from the coding sequence ATGTCCGAGCTCGACCTCTTCTCGCCCCGCCCCGACATTCCGTTCGACGACGCCGAGCCGGACGCTGCCGAACCGGACGGCGGCGACGCCCGCGAGACCCTCTTCCTCGCCGACGCGATGGCGCTCGCCTACCGCGCCTTCTTCTCGATGAAGAACGCCTCGCTGACGGCCCCCGACGGCACCGACACGCGGACGCTCTACGGCTTCGCCGGGGCGCTCCTCAAGCTCCTCGAAGAGCACCAGCCCGAACACATCGCCGTCGTCTTCGACACGATCGGCGGGCCCCCGACCTTCCGCGACACGCTCTACGAAGACTACAAGGCGCACCGCCCGCCGATGCCGGACGAGATCAAGAGCAACATCCCGCTCATCAAGCGGCTCGTCGAGGCCTTCGACATCCCCGTGCTCGAAGCCGCGGGCGTCGAGGCCGACGACGTGATCGGGACGCTTGCCAAGCGCGCCGAGGCGGAGGACGTGGACGCGGTGATTTTCTCGGCCGACAAGGACTTCCGTCAGCTCCTCTCGGACCGCGTCTCGATGCTCCGCCCGCCGTATCAGGGCGAGGCGTTCAGCCGCGAGACCCCCGAGACGTTCGCCCAGAAATACGGCGGCCTCGCCCCGGCCCAGTTCATCGACCTGCTCGCGCTCATCGGGGACACGGCGGACAACGTCCCCGGCGTCCCCGGCGTCGGCGAGAAGACGGCCGTTGCGCTGGTCCAGGAGTACGGCACCGTCGAGACGATCATCGAGCACGCGGCCGACCTCAAGGGCAAGCGCGCCCGCGAAGGCATGACGAACCACGCCGACGACGCCCGCCTCTCGAAGCAGCTCGTCACGATCCGCACCGACGTCCCTCTTGCTGCCCCCGACGGCTCGCCGCTCGACTGGCACACGCTCCGCCGCACCGACCCCGACCTGGGCGCACTCGAGGCGCTCTTCGACGAGGTCGGCTTTGGGTCGCGGCTCCGCAACCGGGCCAAAGACTACGCCGAGGGCCGCGTCCGCCAGCGCTCCAGCGGCGGCCCCCGCAAAGCGAGGCTGCTCCCCGAGAACGACCCCGCGCTCGAGTTTGATTTCGGGCCCTACGAGCCGGTCGTCGCCCTCGACGAGGACGCCGTCGACTACCAGACCGTCTGGGAGCAGGGCGACCTCGGCCTCGCCGAGGACGCCGTCCGCGGCGCCGAGCGCCTCAGCTTCGACACCGAGACGACCTCGACCGACCCGATGCACGCCGAGCTCGTCGGCGTCTCGCTCGCGCAGCGCGAGAAGGCCGCGGTCTACGTCCCGACCCCGCTCCCCGACGGCACCGCCACGCCCAAGACCCTCGACGCGCTCCGCCCGGCGCTAGAGAACGCCGACCTCCCCAAAGTCGGGCACAACGTCAAGTACGACCTCGTCGTGATGCGGCGCCACGGCGTGGCCGTCGGCGGGCCGGTCTTCGACACGATGATCGCCCACTACCTCCTCAACCCCGAGGCCAGCCACAAGCTCGACGACGTGGCGAGCTTCCACCTCAACTACCGCCCGCAGCCGATTTCAGACCTCATCGGGACCGGCAAGAACGCGCTCACGATGCGCGACGTGCCGGTCGAGGACGTGGGGCCCTACGCCTGCGAGGACGCCGACATCGCGCTCCGCCTCGTGGCGGTGCTCTCCGAGGAGCTGAAGAAGATGGACGACGGCGCAGGGCGGCTCCTCCAAATCGCCGAGGAGATCGAGTTCCCGCTCGTCCCGGTCCTCGCCGAGATGGAGATGGCCGGCGTCAAGGTCGACGAGGGCGTCCTCGCCGACATCCGCGCCCAACTCGACGCGCAGCTCGCCGAGCTCGAGGCGCAGGTCTACGCCGAGGCCGGGCGCACGTTTGGAATCGGCTCCACGAAGCAGCTCGGCGAGGTCCTCTTCAACGACCCGCCCTCTAGCGAGGAGAAGGCGGCGTACGAGCAGTGGGTGCAGGATGTGAAAGACAACGAGGCCGGCACCGTCGCCGGCGACCCTGACGCCAAGCCGAAGACCAAAAAGCAGCTCGCCGAAGAAGCCCCGACGTTCGGGCTTGGCCTCCAGCCGCTCGGCAAGACCAAGACGGGCAAGCCGAAGACCGACGAGAAGGTGCTCGCCGAACTCGCGCAGGAGCACCCGCTCCCGGCCTTCGTGCTCGACTGGCGCAAGGTCTCGAAGCTCAAGTCGACCTACGTCGACAAGCTCCCCGAACTAATCCACCCCGACACCGGCCGCGTCCACACCGACTTCAACCAGGCCGTCACCGCGACCGGCCGGCTCTCGTCGTCGAACCCCAACCTCCAGAACATCCCGGTCCGCACCGACCTCGGCAAGGAGATCCGCCGCGCGTTCGTCGTCGAGCCGGGGCATGTGCTGATGGCGGCGGACTACGCGCAGATCGAGCTCCGGATCATCGCCTCGATGTCGGGCGACCCCGACCTCGTGGAGGCGTTCCGGCAGGAGCAGGACATCCACACCGCGACGGCGGCCCGCGTCTTCGAGGTGGCCTACGGCGACGTGACGCGGGCGCAGCGCGACCGGGTCAAGCAGGTCAACTACGGCATCCCGTATGGCATCTCCGCCTTCGGGCTTGCCCAGCGCCTCCGCATCGGCAACAGCGAGGCGCAGCAATTGATCAATGAGTACAAAGCTGCCTTCCCCCGGGTCGCTTCTTTTGCGGACGAACTGATTGAAAGAGCGAGGTCTCAGAAGGCGGAGTTGGCGCACATGCATCATTATGCAGAGACATTGACCGGCCGACGGCGGTACTACCTGCAGATGAACAGTCGCAACCCCAACGACCGCGCCTTCGCCGAGCGCACGGCGGTCAACATGCCGATCCAGGGGACGCAGGCCGACATGATCAAGATCGCCATGATCCGCATCCACGAGCGCCTCGCCGCCGAGGGGCTGGCCTCGCGGATGATCCTCCAGGTCCACGACGAGCTCGTCTTCGAGGTCGCCGACGACGAGCGCGACCGGATGGCGGCCCTCGTCCGCGAGGCGATGACGGGCGCGCTCCCGCTGGACGTGCCGGTCGTCGTCGACGTAGGCTTCGGAAGCAACTGGCTCGACGCGCACTAG
- a CDS encoding PEGA domain-containing protein, with product MPPPPRTAPPPSAPPKPLRSGIHPLAFIGLLVAALGLGLGLLLLPEKESEELTEAEVQALVHAAADPTSPSSTDRWTTPAQPSTLRLTTEPLGAEVRIDGRYAGLTPLELDHLGPDFYDVTLRLPGHAPLDTALYLASGSVFALDVAMTPRRQEAASATPDLVAASTDALPAEPVPAPDRPRTSIDQPGTPAGGGAAPRRPAPKPSPRPSFASASPEDLQRVSHTGSLSVSSKPVGAEVLIDGVPHGRAPLSLSGLRPGFYVVTLTLPGETPVSYRAEVTAQAVSVVKGAFPRD from the coding sequence ATGCCCCCGCCACCGCGGACGGCACCACCACCGTCTGCACCGCCGAAGCCGCTGCGGTCCGGCATCCACCCGCTCGCGTTCATCGGCCTCCTCGTCGCGGCGCTCGGGCTCGGGCTCGGGCTGCTGCTGCTTCCCGAGAAGGAGAGCGAGGAACTGACCGAGGCCGAGGTGCAGGCGCTCGTCCACGCGGCCGCCGACCCGACCTCGCCTTCCTCCACCGACCGGTGGACGACGCCTGCCCAGCCCTCGACGCTGCGCCTCACGACGGAGCCGCTCGGGGCCGAGGTGCGGATCGACGGTCGCTACGCGGGCCTGACACCGCTCGAACTCGACCACCTCGGGCCGGATTTCTACGACGTGACGCTGCGCCTACCGGGCCATGCTCCGCTCGACACGGCTCTCTACCTCGCCAGCGGCTCCGTGTTCGCGCTCGACGTGGCGATGACTCCGCGACGGCAGGAGGCCGCTTCTGCCACCCCGGACCTCGTCGCAGCATCCACGGACGCGCTGCCCGCGGAGCCGGTACCGGCACCCGACAGGCCCCGCACGAGCATCGACCAGCCGGGGACACCTGCCGGCGGTGGAGCCGCTCCCCGACGCCCGGCCCCCAAGCCGTCGCCGCGGCCCTCTTTCGCAAGCGCGAGCCCCGAGGACCTGCAGCGCGTGAGCCACACCGGGTCGCTCTCCGTATCGTCCAAGCCGGTAGGTGCCGAGGTGCTCATCGACGGCGTCCCACACGGGCGCGCGCCCCTCTCGCTGAGCGGGCTTCGTCCCGGGTTCTACGTCGTGACGCTGACCCTCCCGGGCGAGACGCCGGTCTCGTACCGAGCCGAGGTGACGGCCCAGGCGGTCTCCGTCGTCAAGGGAGCCTTCCCGCGCGATTAA
- the dxs gene encoding 1-deoxy-D-xylulose-5-phosphate synthase, whose protein sequence is MPSADVMFKPGTLLAQIDSPADLRALPEDQLPQVCDELRDYIIDVVAVHGGHFGASLGVVEMTVAAHYVFDTPQDQLVWDVGHQAYGHKVLTGRRDSFPTQRKYGGLSGFPKRSESVYDTFGVAHASTSISAALGMAKARDIKGTGEKVVAIIGDGAMTGGLAFEGLNNAGTAGSDLLVILNDNRMSIDPNVGALNEYLAQVASGKAWNELRDDVWQFFEKLRGVGGGTLQKIAARVENGLKATLTPGMLFEALGFRYFGPVDGHDVNAVVDRLQNLKDLKGPILLHTLTTKGKGFAPAEADQVKWHASGSPFDKVTGKSLAVATSNGTKPPKWQDVFGRAVIELAEADERIVGITAAMPSGTSLKYMIAEMPDRAFDVGIAEMHGVVFAAGLATQGLKPFVAIYSTFLQRAYDGVVHDVALQDLPVVFCMDRAGVAGADGPTHHGALDIPYLRCIPNIVCAAPLDEQDLRDLMFTAAAYDDGPFAIRYPRGAATGMTLRPDFEAIEIGTGRRVADGTDIAFLSYGAIGQYVHEARERLRAHGVDAAHYDLRFCKPLDHALLAEVFARFDKVITVEDGVTVGGAGTAVLEWMAEHAETPADVLRLGLPDHFVEHGSQRELHDEVGIGPDGLVEHALAFLGQEQHTEAA, encoded by the coding sequence ATGCCCTCCGCCGATGTGATGTTCAAGCCCGGCACGCTCCTCGCCCAGATCGACAGCCCGGCGGACTTGCGGGCGCTGCCGGAGGACCAGCTCCCCCAGGTGTGCGACGAACTCCGGGACTACATCATCGACGTCGTAGCCGTGCACGGGGGGCACTTCGGCGCCTCGCTCGGCGTGGTCGAGATGACCGTCGCGGCGCACTACGTGTTCGACACCCCGCAGGACCAGCTCGTGTGGGACGTCGGGCACCAGGCCTACGGGCACAAGGTCCTCACCGGCCGGCGCGACAGCTTCCCCACGCAGCGGAAGTACGGCGGCCTCTCCGGCTTCCCGAAGCGCTCCGAGAGCGTCTACGACACCTTCGGCGTAGCCCACGCCAGCACCTCGATCTCGGCCGCGCTCGGCATGGCGAAGGCGCGCGACATCAAGGGCACGGGCGAGAAGGTCGTCGCCATCATCGGCGACGGGGCGATGACGGGCGGCCTCGCCTTCGAGGGCCTCAACAACGCCGGCACCGCGGGGAGCGATCTCCTCGTGATCCTGAACGACAACCGGATGAGCATCGACCCCAACGTGGGCGCGCTCAACGAGTACCTCGCCCAGGTCGCCAGCGGGAAGGCGTGGAACGAGCTCCGCGACGACGTGTGGCAGTTCTTCGAGAAGCTCCGCGGCGTCGGCGGCGGGACGCTCCAGAAGATCGCGGCGCGCGTCGAGAACGGCCTCAAGGCGACCCTCACGCCGGGGATGCTCTTCGAGGCACTCGGCTTCCGCTACTTTGGGCCGGTCGACGGGCACGACGTGAACGCGGTCGTGGACCGGCTCCAGAACCTGAAGGACCTCAAGGGCCCGATCCTCCTCCACACGCTCACGACGAAGGGCAAGGGCTTTGCCCCAGCCGAGGCCGACCAGGTCAAGTGGCACGCCTCCGGCTCGCCCTTCGACAAGGTCACCGGCAAGAGTCTCGCCGTGGCGACGTCCAATGGCACGAAGCCGCCCAAGTGGCAGGACGTCTTCGGGCGCGCCGTGATCGAGCTCGCCGAGGCCGACGAGCGCATCGTCGGCATCACGGCAGCGATGCCGAGCGGGACGAGCCTGAAGTACATGATCGCCGAGATGCCGGACCGGGCGTTCGACGTCGGGATCGCTGAGATGCACGGCGTCGTCTTCGCCGCCGGGCTCGCCACGCAGGGCCTCAAGCCGTTCGTGGCGATCTACTCGACGTTCCTCCAGCGCGCCTACGACGGCGTCGTCCACGACGTGGCGCTCCAGGACCTGCCGGTGGTCTTCTGCATGGACCGCGCGGGCGTCGCCGGAGCCGACGGGCCGACGCACCACGGCGCGCTCGACATCCCCTACCTCCGCTGTATCCCGAACATCGTCTGCGCCGCCCCGCTCGACGAGCAGGACCTCCGCGACCTGATGTTCACCGCCGCCGCCTACGACGACGGGCCGTTCGCCATCCGTTACCCGCGTGGGGCAGCCACGGGCATGACGCTCCGCCCGGACTTTGAAGCTATCGAGATCGGCACAGGGCGCAGGGTGGCCGACGGCACCGACATCGCCTTCCTGAGCTACGGCGCGATCGGGCAGTACGTCCACGAGGCCCGCGAGCGCCTGCGCGCCCACGGCGTCGATGCGGCCCACTACGACCTCCGCTTCTGCAAGCCGCTCGACCACGCCCTCCTCGCCGAGGTGTTCGCCAGGTTCGACAAGGTGATTACCGTAGAGGACGGCGTCACGGTCGGCGGGGCGGGCACCGCCGTCCTCGAATGGATGGCCGAGCACGCCGAGACCCCGGCCGACGTGCTCCGCCTCGGGCTCCCGGACCACTTCGTTGAGCACGGCTCGCAGCGCGAACTGCACGACGAAGTCGGCATCGGGCCAGACGGCCTCGTGGAGCACGCCCTCGCCTTTCTGGGCCAGGAACAGCACACCGAGGCCGCCTGA
- a CDS encoding HAD hydrolase-like protein — MNLLLFDIDGTLLTTNGAGRGAVESALAELTGQPISADGISFSGKTDPQILREVLTQNGVDAAWTNGRFAEVVESFRQTMHRLFDPDGTDELEGAAALVERLHADDRVQLALLTGNLSEMAYLKVGAIGLGETHFPFGAFGSDAEDRNALPAIAVERAHAHGDRSFEAGEVIVIGDTPRDIACARAYGARAVAVATGRFDRDALAEHEPDALLDDLADTDAVAELLVS; from the coding sequence ATGAACCTCCTCCTGTTCGACATCGACGGCACGCTCCTGACCACGAACGGCGCAGGCCGCGGGGCCGTCGAGTCCGCCCTCGCCGAGCTCACCGGCCAGCCGATCTCGGCCGACGGCATCTCGTTCTCCGGCAAGACGGACCCGCAGATCCTGCGCGAGGTGCTGACCCAGAACGGCGTGGACGCCGCCTGGACCAACGGCCGCTTCGCCGAGGTCGTCGAGTCGTTCCGGCAGACGATGCACCGCCTCTTCGACCCGGACGGCACGGACGAACTCGAAGGCGCGGCCGCGCTCGTCGAGCGCCTCCATGCCGACGACCGGGTGCAACTGGCGCTGCTGACCGGTAATCTCAGCGAGATGGCCTACCTCAAGGTCGGGGCCATCGGGCTCGGCGAGACCCACTTCCCGTTCGGGGCCTTCGGGAGCGACGCCGAGGACCGCAACGCGCTGCCGGCGATTGCCGTGGAGCGCGCCCACGCCCACGGCGACCGCTCGTTCGAGGCCGGCGAGGTGATCGTAATCGGGGACACGCCGCGCGACATCGCGTGCGCCCGGGCCTACGGAGCCCGCGCCGTCGCCGTCGCCACCGGCCGCTTCGACCGCGACGCCCTCGCCGAGCACGAGCCGGACGCCCTGCTGGACGACCTCGCCGACACCGACGCCGTCGCGGAGCTGCTGGTCAGCTAA
- a CDS encoding PEGA domain-containing protein: protein MTPPEHSVSPKRRIPAGSFEPMGGPNYAPPSAMQAQPPPLPFSARIPPPLLFGFLLAVLLGAGGFLFFSSSAEPEEELTAETIGALIHEQEQTVRESAAAITESRTGSAVLEIETYPAGARVMIDGQRAGETPVRRDRLASQWYVLSIWKNGHLPVDSLVYLEPGQRTRLAVTLTPDGLTDLDLAEPGLAGAPLPEPVAPAAQPPRTSPPARQSQAGAPTTAPVPARTGSLSVTSRPSGASVTLGGRSVGTTPVSLSGLAPGSHTVGLALADYETQSIQVDVAAGQRNTVQAAMTPVEVVPQTGSLSVIVHPWGSIYINGTLHARDTDLRYEVALPVGTHRVRVEHPALGAWERTVEVTPDQPASLTANLSPR, encoded by the coding sequence ATGACACCCCCCGAACACTCGGTCAGCCCCAAGCGGCGCATCCCAGCCGGTTCTTTCGAGCCAATGGGTGGGCCGAACTACGCGCCGCCAAGCGCGATGCAGGCTCAGCCTCCGCCGCTGCCCTTCTCGGCCCGCATCCCGCCGCCGCTGCTGTTCGGCTTCCTTCTCGCAGTTCTCCTGGGCGCGGGTGGCTTCCTGTTCTTCTCCTCCAGCGCCGAGCCGGAAGAAGAACTCACGGCCGAGACCATCGGGGCGCTCATCCACGAGCAGGAGCAAACCGTCCGGGAGAGTGCGGCTGCCATCACCGAGAGCCGGACCGGCTCGGCCGTGCTGGAGATCGAGACCTACCCCGCGGGGGCGCGCGTCATGATCGACGGGCAGCGGGCGGGCGAGACGCCGGTGCGCCGTGACCGTCTAGCCTCGCAGTGGTACGTCCTCTCGATCTGGAAAAACGGCCACCTGCCCGTCGACTCGCTCGTCTACCTCGAACCCGGACAGCGGACCCGACTGGCCGTAACGCTGACGCCCGACGGTCTCACCGATCTCGACCTCGCCGAGCCCGGCCTGGCCGGCGCGCCGCTGCCCGAGCCGGTCGCTCCAGCCGCGCAGCCGCCCCGCACCTCGCCGCCGGCCCGGCAGTCCCAGGCCGGTGCACCGACGACCGCGCCCGTTCCAGCCCGGACGGGATCGCTCAGCGTAACGTCCCGCCCGTCCGGGGCGTCCGTGACGCTCGGCGGCCGCAGCGTCGGCACGACGCCGGTCAGCCTGAGCGGACTCGCCCCCGGCAGCCACACCGTAGGGCTCGCGCTCGCCGACTACGAGACGCAGTCGATCCAGGTGGACGTCGCAGCGGGCCAGCGCAACACGGTGCAGGCCGCGATGACACCGGTCGAGGTGGTGCCGCAGACCGGCTCACTGAGCGTCATCGTCCACCCGTGGGGATCGATCTACATCAATGGCACCCTGCACGCGCGCGACACCGACCTCCGCTACGAGGTGGCGCTGCCGGTCGGCACGCACCGGGTCCGGGTCGAGCACCCTGCCCTCGGGGCGTGGGAGCGCACCGTCGAGGTGACGCCGGACCAGCCGGCGTCGCTGACCGCCAACCTGAGCCCCCGCTAG
- a CDS encoding fructosamine kinase family protein: protein MTLPESVTAGLRAHVGAVQHAVSVGGGCIANATRIDTEQGRFFLKWSGGDAGLTFEAEAAGLRALRAADSPLVIPEVIAAQNAGGPEPGFLLMDWVEPGAKGDGFWQRFGEGLAVLHRHAAKDRRYGFEVDNFIGRIEQANAWAERWPDFFRSQRLEPQIALARKTGRWRTAWDEPAGRLLDRLDDLLPASPPASVLHGDLWSGNVLAAADGCAALIDPATYVGHREADLAMTELFGGFGRRFYDACRAAWPLEPGYPERREVYNLYHLVNHLNHFGAGYAAGVEGTLRRFG, encoded by the coding sequence GTGACGCTCCCCGAGTCCGTCACCGCCGGCCTCCGCGCGCACGTCGGCGCGGTGCAGCACGCCGTCTCCGTCGGCGGCGGATGCATCGCCAACGCGACGCGCATCGACACGGAGCAGGGCCGCTTTTTTCTGAAGTGGAGCGGAGGCGACGCCGGGCTGACCTTCGAGGCTGAGGCGGCGGGGCTACGGGCGCTGCGCGCTGCCGACTCGCCGCTTGTCATCCCCGAGGTCATCGCCGCCCAGAACGCCGGCGGCCCGGAGCCGGGGTTCCTGCTGATGGACTGGGTCGAGCCAGGCGCGAAGGGCGACGGGTTCTGGCAGCGCTTTGGCGAGGGGCTGGCCGTGCTGCACCGGCACGCGGCGAAGGACCGCCGCTACGGGTTCGAGGTCGACAACTTCATCGGACGGATCGAGCAGGCTAACGCGTGGGCGGAGCGCTGGCCCGACTTCTTCCGCTCGCAGCGGCTGGAGCCGCAGATCGCCCTCGCCCGCAAGACCGGCCGCTGGCGCACAGCGTGGGACGAGCCGGCCGGCCGGCTCCTCGACCGGCTGGATGACCTGCTGCCTGCCTCGCCGCCCGCCTCGGTCCTCCACGGCGACCTGTGGAGCGGCAACGTCCTCGCCGCTGCAGACGGCTGCGCCGCGCTCATCGACCCGGCAACCTACGTCGGTCACCGCGAAGCGGACCTCGCGATGACGGAACTCTTCGGCGGGTTCGGCCGGCGGTTCTACGACGCCTGCCGCGCTGCGTGGCCGCTGGAGCCGGGCTACCCCGAGCGGCGCGAGGTCTACAACCTGTACCACCTCGTCAACCACCTCAACCACTTCGGCGCTGGCTACGCCGCAGGCGTCGAGGGCACACTGCGCCGGTTCGGCTGA
- a CDS encoding low molecular weight protein-tyrosine-phosphatase, producing MSRSPSDPVRVLFVCLGNICRSPLAEGYFRHLVQDEGLADRFEIDSAGTGPWHAGDPPDARMRSTARRRGISLEDLRGRQLERRDLQSFDHVFVMDKSNLHDTLALDPSGDHGTRVRLFREFDPEPGDYQVPDPYTGGQAGFERVYDIVERTSRALLDRFREIYDLDEQTA from the coding sequence ATGTCCCGCTCGCCCTCCGACCCCGTCCGCGTTCTCTTCGTCTGCCTCGGCAACATCTGCCGCAGCCCGCTCGCCGAGGGCTACTTCCGGCACCTCGTCCAGGACGAAGGACTCGCCGACCGCTTCGAGATCGACTCCGCCGGCACGGGGCCCTGGCACGCCGGGGATCCGCCGGACGCGCGGATGCGCTCGACGGCCCGGCGGCGCGGGATCAGCCTCGAAGACCTCCGCGGGCGCCAGCTCGAACGCCGCGACCTCCAGAGCTTCGACCATGTCTTCGTGATGGACAAGTCGAACCTCCACGACACGCTCGCGCTCGACCCGTCGGGCGACCACGGGACGCGCGTGCGCCTCTTCCGCGAGTTCGACCCCGAGCCGGGCGACTACCAGGTGCCGGACCCCTACACCGGCGGGCAGGCTGGGTTCGAGCGCGTCTACGACATCGTCGAGCGCACGAGCCGGGCGCTCCTCGACCGGTTCCGGGAGATCTACGACCTCGACGAGCAGACTGCGTGA
- the rfbB gene encoding dTDP-glucose 4,6-dehydratase: MHQPRSVLVTGGAGFIGSNFLLALVPRCPEVRFVNLDLLTYAGNLLNLRAVEGAPGYAFVRGDVADADLVQRLFAEHDFDTVVHFAAESHVDRSILDPLAFVRTNVVGTATLLEAARQAWSTPAGIRDDVRFHHVSTDEVFGTLGDTGAFDEATPYDPRSPYSASKAGSDHLARAYHHTYGLPVTVSNCSNNYGPFQFPEKLVPLVIRNAAAGAPLPVYGEGQNTRDWLHVADHVDALDLVLRAGTPGETYAVGGRAERRNLEVVETLADLVDAHLGRAPGTARGLITFVTDRPGHDWRYAIDPSKTEQTLNWQPAHSFESGLRATVDWYLTHPAWLDAVADASYRAYYATQYDSR; encoded by the coding sequence ATGCACCAGCCACGGTCCGTCCTCGTCACCGGCGGGGCCGGGTTCATCGGGTCCAACTTCCTGCTCGCCCTCGTCCCGCGCTGTCCCGAGGTGCGCTTCGTCAACCTCGACCTGCTGACCTACGCCGGCAACCTGCTCAACCTGCGCGCCGTCGAGGGCGCCCCGGGCTACGCGTTCGTGCGCGGGGACGTCGCCGACGCCGACCTCGTCCAGCGCCTCTTCGCCGAGCACGACTTCGACACGGTCGTCCACTTCGCCGCCGAGAGCCACGTCGACCGCTCGATCCTCGATCCGCTCGCGTTCGTCCGCACGAACGTCGTCGGGACGGCGACGCTGCTGGAGGCGGCGCGGCAGGCGTGGAGCACGCCGGCGGGGATACGGGACGACGTGCGCTTCCACCACGTCTCGACCGACGAAGTCTTCGGAACGCTCGGCGACACCGGTGCCTTCGACGAGGCGACGCCCTACGACCCGCGCAGCCCCTACTCCGCCTCGAAGGCCGGGAGCGACCACCTCGCGCGGGCCTACCACCACACCTACGGCCTGCCGGTCACGGTCTCGAACTGCTCGAACAACTACGGCCCGTTCCAATTCCCGGAGAAGCTCGTCCCGCTCGTGATCCGCAACGCGGCGGCGGGCGCTCCGCTCCCGGTCTACGGCGAGGGCCAGAACACGCGCGACTGGCTCCACGTCGCCGACCACGTCGACGCCCTGGACCTCGTGCTGCGCGCCGGCACGCCGGGCGAGACCTACGCCGTCGGCGGGCGGGCCGAGCGGCGCAACCTCGAGGTCGTCGAAACGCTGGCCGACCTCGTGGACGCCCACCTTGGACGCGCCCCAGGCACGGCGCGCGGCCTGATCACCTTCGTCACCGACCGGCCGGGCCACGACTGGCGCTACGCCATCGACCCGTCGAAAACGGAGCAGACGCTGAACTGGCAGCCGGCCCACTCGTTCGAGTCAGGGCTGCGCGCGACGGTCGACTGGTACCTCACCCACCCGGCATGGCTGGACGCCGTCGCCGACGCCTCCTACCGCGCCTACTACGCCACCCAATACGATTCCCGATGA